A window of the Streptomyces albireticuli genome harbors these coding sequences:
- a CDS encoding alpha/beta hydrolase, with protein MVVIVICCLVSLSRHTPYLQPLLPIARPVRRSTRPNPPAGPLTRTTAAFCSLLAATAALSPAAPAHAAAPPRSPSASLEFGACPAGVPAPPAPARVECGSLSVPLDRSRPDGPRLDIAVSRVRATGTPAERRGILLVNPGGPGGSGLAYAVTKRAKLPERVRRAYDVIGFDPRGVGRSAPVGCGPMGGLFAAPAADPVPRDRAAERARDTALRRLADDCAAGAGAALPHLSTGATAEDMDAIRAALGEPRLGFLGVSYGSYLGAAYAARFPHRTGRMVLDSVVGPTDWYDFDLVQARAMLRQRDTLFGWLAAHDGRFGLGSDAREVRSAYERVRAGLAARPAGGFGPAEFDRAVYRALGRTERWAPLGEALGAYLRDGSVDGLRPAAPFDGPASRNYEAANRVVKCADGPGPSPARVTAGIRGLRRLDPLPVLTGIEASACAYWHHRPAHRTALGSPAAPPVLLVASAHDPVTPVEGAHRLRRELPGSRLVTLENDYSHGVFASRGNGCVDGAVGAYLVDGAVPEGDVRCVGAGLPGV; from the coding sequence ATGGTTGTCATTGTCATCTGCTGTCTCGTCAGCCTCAGCCGTCACACCCCTTACCTCCAGCCCCTCCTCCCGATTGCGAGACCCGTGCGCCGCTCGACCCGCCCGAACCCCCCGGCCGGCCCCCTCACCCGCACCACCGCCGCCTTCTGCTCCCTCCTGGCGGCGACCGCCGCCCTCTCCCCCGCCGCCCCGGCCCATGCGGCCGCGCCGCCCCGATCACCTTCCGCGTCGCTGGAGTTCGGCGCCTGCCCCGCCGGGGTGCCCGCCCCGCCCGCGCCCGCCCGCGTCGAGTGCGGATCGCTGAGCGTGCCGCTCGACCGGAGCCGCCCCGACGGGCCGCGCCTGGACATCGCGGTCTCACGCGTCCGCGCCACCGGCACACCCGCCGAACGCCGCGGCATCCTGCTCGTCAACCCCGGCGGGCCCGGCGGATCCGGCCTGGCCTACGCCGTGACCAAGCGCGCCAAACTCCCCGAACGGGTACGCCGCGCCTACGACGTCATCGGATTCGACCCACGCGGCGTCGGCCGCAGCGCCCCGGTCGGCTGCGGCCCGATGGGCGGGCTCTTCGCGGCACCGGCGGCGGACCCCGTGCCCCGGGACCGGGCCGCCGAACGGGCGCGGGACACGGCGCTGCGCCGCCTCGCCGACGACTGCGCGGCCGGTGCCGGCGCGGCGCTCCCCCACCTGTCGACCGGGGCCACGGCCGAGGACATGGACGCGATCCGCGCCGCGCTCGGTGAACCGCGCCTCGGCTTCCTCGGCGTCTCCTACGGCAGTTACCTCGGCGCGGCGTACGCGGCCCGCTTCCCGCACCGTACGGGCCGGATGGTCCTGGACAGCGTCGTCGGCCCCACGGACTGGTACGACTTCGACCTCGTCCAGGCGCGGGCCATGCTGCGGCAGCGCGACACCCTGTTCGGCTGGCTCGCCGCCCACGACGGGCGGTTCGGGCTCGGGAGCGACGCGCGCGAGGTGCGATCCGCGTACGAGCGGGTGCGCGCCGGGCTGGCGGCGCGCCCGGCCGGCGGCTTCGGCCCGGCGGAGTTCGACCGGGCGGTGTACCGGGCGCTGGGCCGTACGGAGCGGTGGGCGCCGCTCGGCGAGGCCCTGGGCGCGTATCTGCGGGACGGCTCGGTCGACGGGCTACGGCCCGCCGCGCCGTTCGACGGCCCCGCATCCCGCAACTACGAGGCCGCGAACCGCGTCGTGAAGTGCGCGGACGGCCCCGGCCCGAGCCCCGCGCGGGTCACGGCCGGCATCCGGGGGCTGCGGCGGCTCGACCCGCTGCCGGTCCTCACCGGCATCGAGGCGTCGGCCTGCGCGTACTGGCACCACCGGCCGGCCCACCGCACGGCGCTCGGCTCCCCCGCCGCGCCGCCGGTCCTCCTCGTCGCGTCCGCGCACGATCCGGTCACGCCCGTCGAGGGCGCGCACCGGCTGCGCCGCGAGCTTCCCGGCTCCCGCCTGGTGACCCTGGAGAACGACTACTCGCACGGCGTCTTCGCGAGCCGGGGCAACGGGTGCGTGGACGGGGCGGTGGGGGCGTATCTGGTGGACGGGGCGGTGCCGGAAGGGGATGTGCGGTGCGTGGGGGCGGGGTTGCCGGGGGTCTGA
- a CDS encoding alpha/beta hydrolase gives MTQASNGTYQAQGYIRARRAKRWTLVVVCIAVVGLITAGVLNYLKIGPFSDKGEPVSFGQDQASGKGGGQAGGTDGAAAPDSKILMPTGPQADFKNADTLGDGTHIAVTTLEGKKSGFTGKVWVWAPKEYKDPKFKDHGFPVLIALPGGPGFPNNYWMGTNLKLQSSISKWYAEGKSKPFLLAMPVLNPKNNGTYWDGSDIPGQPRMGTWLTEDVPDLMKANFRTIKSRDGWAFMGSSSGGFAGMKAVLKHPDKFKAAIASGPDFYPDSPLWKGHPKERDENDPKLLAKDLIARKGPDVYIAFQYGTREDPITIEGVKHFVKEFGNGPVHTTVKEIPGGKHDAATYVPSMGQGPIQFISEQLSDPIPAS, from the coding sequence ATGACGCAAGCCAGCAACGGGACCTATCAGGCGCAGGGGTATATCCGCGCCCGCCGCGCCAAGAGATGGACGCTCGTGGTGGTGTGCATAGCCGTGGTCGGCCTGATAACCGCCGGCGTGCTCAATTACCTCAAGATCGGCCCGTTCTCCGACAAGGGTGAACCGGTCAGCTTCGGCCAGGACCAGGCCTCCGGCAAGGGCGGCGGCCAGGCGGGCGGCACGGACGGCGCGGCGGCCCCGGACTCCAAGATCCTCATGCCCACCGGGCCCCAGGCCGACTTCAAGAACGCCGACACCCTCGGGGACGGTACGCACATCGCCGTCACCACCCTGGAGGGCAAGAAGTCCGGATTCACGGGCAAGGTGTGGGTCTGGGCGCCCAAGGAATACAAGGACCCGAAGTTCAAGGACCACGGCTTCCCGGTCCTGATCGCCCTGCCCGGTGGCCCCGGATTCCCGAACAACTACTGGATGGGCACCAACCTCAAGCTCCAGTCGTCCATCTCCAAGTGGTACGCGGAGGGCAAGAGCAAGCCGTTCCTGCTGGCCATGCCGGTGCTCAACCCCAAGAACAACGGAACGTACTGGGACGGCAGCGACATCCCCGGCCAGCCGAGGATGGGCACCTGGCTGACCGAGGACGTCCCGGACCTGATGAAGGCCAATTTCCGCACGATCAAGTCGCGGGACGGCTGGGCGTTCATGGGCTCCTCCTCCGGCGGTTTCGCCGGGATGAAGGCCGTGCTGAAGCACCCGGACAAGTTCAAGGCGGCGATCGCCTCCGGCCCGGACTTCTACCCGGACTCCCCGCTGTGGAAGGGCCACCCCAAGGAGCGGGACGAGAACGACCCCAAGCTGCTGGCGAAGGACCTGATCGCCCGCAAGGGCCCCGACGTCTACATCGCCTTCCAGTACGGCACGCGGGAGGACCCCATCACCATCGAGGGGGTCAAGCACTTCGTGAAGGAATTCGGGAACGGTCCGGTGCACACCACGGTCAAGGAGATACCGGGCGGGAAGCACGACGCCGCCACGTATGTGCCGAGCATGGGGCAGGGGCCGATCCAGTTCATCAGCGAACAGCTCTCGGATCCGATTCCGGCGTCCTGA
- a CDS encoding nucleotidyltransferase domain-containing protein, which translates to MTDDLFLDHVAGRLADLPAVRAVTLGGSRAQSTHSPDSDWDLAVYYRGDFRPADLRALGWAGEVSGIGDWGGGVFNGGAWLTVDGRRVDVHYRDLDVVGHELAEARRGRFRWEPLMFHLAGVPSYLLVAELALSRVLRGSLPRPEYPRALREAAPPVWRDRAAMTLRYAEGAYARRGRAAEVAGALAIAAMETAHAVLAARGEWTTNEKRLLERAGLRTVDTLVAGLRPEPEALARAIAEAGELFAAAA; encoded by the coding sequence ATGACAGACGATCTCTTCCTCGACCACGTCGCCGGCCGGCTCGCTGACCTGCCCGCCGTCCGCGCCGTCACCCTCGGCGGCTCGCGCGCCCAGAGCACCCACTCCCCCGACAGCGACTGGGACCTGGCCGTGTACTACCGGGGCGATTTCCGCCCGGCCGACCTGCGTGCCCTCGGCTGGGCGGGCGAGGTCTCCGGGATCGGCGACTGGGGCGGCGGCGTCTTCAACGGCGGGGCCTGGCTCACGGTCGACGGCCGGCGGGTCGACGTCCACTACCGCGACCTCGACGTGGTCGGCCACGAGCTCGCCGAGGCCCGGCGGGGCCGCTTCCGCTGGGAGCCCCTGATGTTCCACCTCGCGGGCGTCCCCAGCTATCTGCTGGTCGCCGAGCTCGCCCTCAGCCGGGTGCTGCGCGGCTCCCTGCCGCGACCCGAGTACCCGCGGGCCTTGCGCGAGGCGGCCCCGCCGGTGTGGCGGGACCGGGCGGCCATGACGCTGCGCTACGCCGAGGGCGCGTACGCCCGGCGCGGCCGGGCGGCCGAGGTCGCGGGCGCGCTGGCGATCGCCGCCATGGAGACGGCGCACGCGGTGCTGGCGGCGCGCGGCGAGTGGACCACCAACGAGAAACGGCTCCTGGAGCGGGCCGGTCTCCGGACCGTCGACACGCTCGTGGCCGGCCTGCGGCCGGAGCCGGAGGCACTGGCACGGGCCATCGCCGAGGCCGGGGAGCTGTTCGCGGCCGCCGCGTGA
- a CDS encoding DUF6131 family protein yields the protein MIVLGVILLLIGFLAGISILWTIGIVLVVIGLVLWVLGAVGHAVGGRKHYW from the coding sequence ATGATCGTCCTCGGAGTCATTCTTCTCCTCATCGGGTTCCTGGCCGGCATCTCCATCCTGTGGACGATCGGCATCGTGCTGGTCGTGATCGGCCTGGTTCTCTGGGTACTGGGAGCCGTGGGGCACGCGGTCGGAGGCCGGAAGCACTACTGGTAG
- a CDS encoding iron-containing redox enzyme family protein produces MPALPEARGELSEAVTGALRREPGGRDSPLPDAAARDADPYGDDLQLALYLCYELHYRGFDGVDDAWEWDPGLLGLRGALERAFLAALREEVPARDDVTAALREVLVEPEDGAGVSHFLRDEGRLSHLREYAALRSLYQLKEADPHAWAVPRLTGRAKAGLVAVEYDEFGAGRADRIHADLFAALMGDLGLDPAYGRYLEAGTAPMLAVVNLMSLLGLHRAHRGALAGHFAVVEITSSPSSGRLVEAIDRLGAGAAARHFYAEHVEADAVHEQLVRHEVVGGLLADDPGLARDIAFGADATVLLEERLGADVLRAWAAGRSAVRTPL; encoded by the coding sequence GTGCCGGCATTGCCCGAAGCGCGGGGAGAGCTGTCCGAAGCGGTGACCGGCGCGCTCCGCCGGGAACCCGGCGGGCGGGACTCCCCGCTCCCGGACGCCGCCGCGCGCGACGCGGACCCGTACGGGGACGACCTCCAGCTCGCCCTGTACCTCTGCTACGAGCTGCACTACCGCGGGTTCGACGGCGTCGACGACGCTTGGGAGTGGGACCCCGGGCTGCTCGGGCTGCGGGGCGCGCTGGAACGGGCCTTCCTGGCGGCGCTGCGCGAGGAGGTCCCGGCCCGCGACGACGTCACCGCCGCGCTGCGGGAGGTGCTGGTGGAGCCCGAGGACGGCGCGGGCGTCTCGCACTTCCTGCGCGACGAGGGCCGCCTGTCCCACCTGCGGGAGTACGCGGCGCTGCGCTCGCTCTACCAGCTGAAGGAGGCGGATCCGCACGCCTGGGCCGTGCCCCGGCTGACGGGGCGGGCCAAGGCGGGGCTGGTGGCCGTGGAGTACGACGAGTTCGGCGCGGGCCGCGCCGACCGCATCCACGCGGACCTGTTCGCCGCCCTGATGGGCGACCTCGGCCTCGACCCGGCGTACGGCCGCTACCTGGAAGCGGGCACGGCGCCGATGCTGGCCGTGGTGAACCTGATGTCGCTCCTGGGGCTGCACCGGGCGCACCGGGGCGCGCTCGCCGGGCACTTCGCGGTCGTGGAGATCACCTCGTCCCCCTCTTCCGGGCGGCTGGTCGAGGCGATCGACCGGCTCGGCGCGGGGGCCGCGGCCCGTCACTTCTACGCCGAGCACGTCGAGGCGGACGCCGTGCACGAGCAGCTGGTGCGGCACGAGGTCGTCGGCGGCCTGCTCGCGGACGACCCCGGGCTGGCGCGTGACATCGCCTTCGGCGCCGACGCGACCGTACTGCTGGAGGAGCGGCTCGGCGCCGATGTCCTCCGGGCGTGGGCGGCCGGCCGGTCCGCCGTCCGTACACCGCTGTGA
- a CDS encoding CDGSH iron-sulfur domain-containing protein has protein sequence MLIEGPVEFVREDGGIVRSDRPVVALCTCRRSRRYPFCDTSHRRRRAR, from the coding sequence ATGCTGATCGAAGGACCGGTGGAGTTCGTGCGGGAGGACGGCGGCATCGTCCGCTCCGACCGCCCGGTCGTCGCGCTGTGCACCTGCCGCCGCAGCCGCCGCTACCCGTTCTGCGACACCAGCCACCGCCGCCGTCGGGCCCGCTGA
- a CDS encoding HemK2/MTQ2 family protein methyltransferase, translating into MWFFRLPGVYAPQEDTAALLEALARERLPRGAAVLDVGTGSGVLAVEAARRRARVVAVDTSCRAVLTTRLNARLAGVRVRALRGELSAAGPEGPFDLVLANPPYVPAPDDARHRRGPRRAWAGGPDGRAVLDRLCEELPDLLRPGARVLIVHSAVSGPERTVRALEKGGLSAEVTSRRVVAFGPVMRGQAAWLRKRGLIGADEGREELVVVRGEYRA; encoded by the coding sequence ATGTGGTTCTTCCGGCTTCCTGGGGTCTACGCGCCGCAGGAGGACACGGCGGCACTTCTGGAGGCACTGGCGCGCGAGCGCCTGCCCCGGGGCGCGGCCGTGCTCGACGTGGGGACCGGCTCCGGCGTCCTGGCGGTGGAGGCGGCCCGCCGCCGCGCCCGGGTCGTGGCCGTCGACACCTCGTGCCGCGCCGTGCTCACGACCCGGCTCAACGCCCGGCTGGCGGGCGTGCGCGTACGGGCACTGCGGGGCGAGCTGTCGGCCGCCGGGCCCGAGGGACCCTTCGACCTGGTCCTCGCCAACCCTCCGTACGTGCCGGCCCCGGACGACGCGCGGCACCGCCGGGGCCCGAGGCGGGCCTGGGCGGGCGGGCCGGACGGGCGGGCCGTCCTGGACCGGCTGTGCGAAGAGCTCCCGGACCTGCTGAGGCCGGGTGCGCGGGTACTGATCGTGCACTCGGCCGTGAGCGGGCCGGAGCGGACCGTCCGGGCGCTGGAGAAGGGCGGCCTGTCCGCGGAGGTGACCTCGCGGCGCGTGGTCGCGTTCGGCCCCGTCATGCGTGGCCAGGCCGCCTGGCTGCGGAAGCGGGGACTGATCGGCGCCGACGAGGGGCGGGAGGAGCTGGTGGTGGTGCGTGGTGAGTACCGTGCCTGA
- a CDS encoding S1 family peptidase yields the protein MATAFVACALAAGGLTATATPAAAVHGGQDTTTTAHPYAMLLQTRGGEQVCGGTLVAPTKVLTAAHCVKNAEKARELLVIGGRTEIRSTKGTVRNVSSVKLHPRYDDTTLTYDAAVLTLSAPMPYTPLPVAGPKDAALYTFGKTATTMGWGMTARDTPATRLKSAVLTLAPLKSCEPFTDPGESDAQKTCGTGAPGTRDSICRGDSGGPLVAGGKVIGVVSTGNKYCDDQYPVSVYTRADLVAQGLGLPVA from the coding sequence GTGGCTACCGCGTTCGTCGCCTGCGCTCTCGCCGCGGGCGGTCTCACGGCCACCGCGACCCCGGCCGCCGCCGTCCACGGCGGGCAGGACACCACCACGACGGCCCACCCGTACGCCATGCTCCTCCAGACGCGGGGCGGGGAGCAGGTCTGCGGCGGCACCCTCGTCGCGCCCACGAAGGTGCTCACCGCCGCGCACTGCGTCAAGAACGCCGAAAAGGCCCGGGAACTGCTGGTCATAGGCGGGCGCACCGAGATCCGCAGCACCAAGGGAACGGTCCGGAACGTCTCCTCCGTCAAGCTCCACCCGCGGTACGACGACACCACGCTGACCTACGACGCGGCGGTCCTCACCCTCTCCGCGCCGATGCCGTACACCCCGCTCCCGGTGGCCGGCCCCAAGGACGCCGCCCTCTACACCTTCGGGAAGACCGCGACGACCATGGGCTGGGGCATGACCGCCCGCGACACCCCGGCGACCCGGCTGAAGTCCGCCGTGCTCACCCTGGCACCGCTCAAGAGCTGTGAGCCCTTCACCGACCCCGGCGAGTCCGACGCGCAGAAGACGTGCGGGACCGGTGCCCCCGGCACCCGCGACAGCATCTGCCGCGGCGACTCCGGCGGTCCGCTCGTCGCGGGAGGCAAGGTGATCGGCGTCGTCTCCACCGGCAACAAGTACTGCGACGACCAGTACCCGGTCTCCGTCTACACCCGGGCCGACCTGGTCGCCCAGGGGCTCGGCCTGCCGGTCGCGTAG
- a CDS encoding geranyl diphosphate 2-C-methyltransferase, with translation MTTTPAPAPGVLRTAYQKSVAEYWNNEKDPVNLRLGDVDGLYHHHYGLGDYDPSVLEGPEETRDARIIEELHRLESAQADVLLDNLGPIAADQRVLDAGCGRGGTSIMANARFGCRADGVSISQTQVDFANEQARKRGVDDKVRYHFANMLDTGLPTGAFQGIWNNESTMYVDLHELFAEHARQLAYGGRYVTITGCSNDVTGLRSKAVSRIDEHYTCNIHPRSAYFKAMAANGLVPINVVDLTADTIPYWELRAQSSLATGVEDPFLTAYREGSFHYLLIAADRI, from the coding sequence ATGACGACCACGCCCGCGCCCGCCCCCGGCGTCCTGCGCACCGCCTACCAGAAGTCCGTCGCGGAGTACTGGAACAACGAGAAGGACCCGGTCAACCTCCGCCTGGGCGACGTCGACGGCCTCTACCACCACCACTACGGGCTCGGCGACTACGACCCGTCCGTCCTGGAGGGCCCCGAGGAGACCCGGGACGCGCGCATCATCGAGGAGCTGCACCGCCTGGAGTCCGCCCAGGCCGACGTCCTCCTCGACAACCTCGGGCCTATCGCGGCCGACCAGCGCGTGCTGGACGCCGGCTGCGGCCGCGGCGGCACCAGCATCATGGCCAACGCCCGCTTCGGCTGCCGGGCCGACGGCGTCTCCATCTCGCAGACCCAGGTGGACTTCGCCAACGAGCAGGCCCGCAAGCGCGGCGTGGACGACAAGGTCCGCTACCACTTCGCCAACATGCTGGACACCGGCCTGCCCACCGGCGCCTTCCAGGGCATCTGGAACAACGAGTCCACCATGTACGTGGACCTGCACGAGCTCTTCGCCGAGCACGCCCGCCAGCTTGCCTACGGCGGCCGCTACGTCACCATCACCGGCTGCTCCAACGACGTGACGGGCCTGCGCTCGAAGGCCGTCAGCCGCATCGACGAGCACTACACGTGCAACATCCACCCGCGCAGCGCCTACTTCAAGGCCATGGCCGCCAACGGCCTCGTGCCCATCAACGTCGTCGACCTCACGGCCGACACCATCCCGTACTGGGAGCTGCGGGCTCAGTCCTCGCTCGCCACCGGCGTCGAGGACCCGTTCCTGACCGCGTACCGCGAGGGCAGCTTCCACTACCTCCTGATCGCCGCCGACCGCATCTGA
- a CDS encoding family 2 encapsulin nanocompartment cargo protein terpene cyclase: MSLLSRITAPTAPHDVARLVATLLTHQRGVRPSAPAALPGTAARRVGAALPTGPTGLGTSAARVGARKAAREAAGREGGRDGGTPAVPAERGSGVPPLYCPPALRDDPALAREVNDRLVDWADETGIYAGRLDRVRAADFGRLMTLAHPDADDPDRLLAAGKCALAEWATDDYYCDDETAGSRTELLGSQLGLAYAAVDPSHLPVRYAPALEREMRGDPVRVALRSALGHLDRYAEPSQVNRLRHEISVLFVGYGQEGSWRSRGHMPSVHEYLSHRQINSFLPCIALTDVVGGYALSATEYADPRVRRAVTTAATAATLVNDLYSMTKEHDSSDVEFNLPLVVAEEERCSPREAVERSAAIHDELVHAFETQAAALALTGSPQLGRFLAGVWAWLGGNREWHSGSSRYHSA, encoded by the coding sequence GTGTCACTGCTGTCCCGGATCACCGCGCCCACGGCCCCGCACGACGTGGCGCGGCTCGTGGCCACGCTGCTCACCCACCAGCGGGGCGTCCGCCCCTCCGCGCCGGCCGCGCTGCCCGGCACCGCCGCCCGCCGGGTGGGCGCCGCCCTGCCCACCGGGCCCACGGGGCTGGGCACTTCGGCCGCCCGCGTCGGAGCGCGGAAGGCGGCCCGCGAAGCGGCCGGGCGGGAGGGCGGCCGGGACGGCGGCACCCCCGCCGTCCCGGCGGAGCGCGGCTCAGGCGTCCCCCCGCTCTACTGCCCGCCCGCGCTCCGGGACGACCCGGCGCTCGCCCGGGAGGTCAACGACCGGCTGGTGGACTGGGCCGACGAGACCGGCATCTACGCCGGACGCCTCGACCGCGTCCGCGCGGCCGACTTCGGGCGTCTGATGACGCTGGCCCACCCCGACGCCGACGACCCCGACCGCCTGCTGGCGGCGGGGAAGTGCGCCCTGGCGGAATGGGCCACGGACGACTACTACTGCGACGACGAGACCGCCGGCTCCAGGACCGAACTCCTCGGCTCCCAGCTCGGCCTCGCCTACGCGGCCGTCGATCCCTCCCACCTCCCCGTCCGTTACGCGCCCGCCCTGGAGAGGGAGATGCGCGGCGACCCCGTACGGGTCGCCCTGCGCTCGGCCCTCGGCCATCTGGACCGCTACGCGGAGCCCTCCCAGGTGAACCGGCTGCGGCACGAGATCTCCGTCCTCTTCGTCGGCTACGGCCAGGAGGGCTCCTGGCGGTCCCGCGGCCACATGCCCAGCGTCCACGAATACCTGTCCCACCGTCAGATCAACAGCTTCCTGCCCTGCATCGCCCTGACCGACGTGGTCGGCGGCTACGCCCTGAGCGCCACCGAGTACGCCGACCCGCGCGTGCGCCGCGCCGTGACGACCGCCGCCACCGCCGCCACGCTCGTCAACGACCTGTACTCGATGACGAAGGAACACGACTCCTCCGACGTGGAGTTCAACCTGCCCCTCGTCGTCGCCGAGGAGGAACGGTGCTCGCCGCGCGAGGCCGTCGAGCGGAGCGCCGCGATCCACGACGAGCTGGTGCACGCCTTCGAGACGCAGGCCGCTGCCCTCGCCCTCACCGGATCGCCCCAGCTGGGCCGGTTCCTCGCGGGGGTGTGGGCCTGGCTCGGCGGCAACCGCGAGTGGCACAGCGGCAGCTCCCGCTACCACAGCGCCTGA
- a CDS encoding family 2B encapsulin nanocompartment shell protein — protein MSTAAHRQQPEQPAQHTGRGQLSLGIAAARNLATTTKSVPQMQGISSRWLLRMLPWLEVKGGAYRVNRRLTYEVGDGRITFVQEGTAVRVVPAELGELPLLRGFHDDATLRALAERCRQREYEPGQVIAEQGGSVDHVYLIARGKVEKAGTGKYGEETRRGVLADGAFFGDRAVAEEPGEWEFTARAMTACTVLALPRTAYEEVAGRDERLRTHVRRRQADKARPQNKKGEANIALAAGHTGEPVLPGTFVDYDLEPREYELSVAQTILRVHTRVADLYNDPMDQVEQQLRLTIEALRERQESELVNNPEFGLLHNADHSQRISTHSGPPTPDDMDELLSMRRGTRAFFAHPRAVSALARECNKRGLNFDSADVNGHSVPAWRGVPILPCGKIPVSDAGTSAILAMRLGEDEQGVVGLRQTGIPDEYEPGLNVRFMGISDQAHISYLVSTYYSAAVLVPDALGVLENVEVFHTPS, from the coding sequence ATGTCGACCGCAGCGCACCGGCAGCAGCCGGAGCAGCCCGCACAGCACACGGGCAGGGGACAGCTCAGCCTGGGGATCGCCGCTGCGCGGAACCTGGCGACCACCACCAAGAGCGTCCCGCAGATGCAGGGCATCAGCTCCCGCTGGCTGCTGCGCATGCTGCCCTGGCTGGAGGTGAAGGGCGGCGCCTACCGGGTCAACCGCCGTCTGACGTACGAGGTCGGCGACGGCCGGATCACCTTCGTCCAGGAAGGCACCGCCGTCCGGGTCGTTCCCGCGGAGCTGGGGGAGCTGCCGCTGCTGCGCGGCTTCCACGACGACGCGACGCTGCGCGCGCTGGCCGAGCGGTGCCGGCAGCGCGAGTACGAGCCCGGCCAGGTCATCGCCGAGCAGGGCGGGTCCGTCGACCACGTCTATCTGATCGCGCGCGGCAAGGTGGAGAAGGCCGGCACCGGCAAGTACGGCGAGGAGACCCGGCGCGGTGTCCTGGCCGACGGCGCCTTCTTCGGCGACCGTGCCGTGGCCGAGGAGCCGGGCGAGTGGGAGTTCACGGCGCGCGCGATGACCGCGTGCACCGTCCTGGCCCTGCCCCGGACCGCCTACGAGGAGGTGGCGGGCCGCGACGAGCGGCTGCGCACCCACGTCCGGCGGCGCCAGGCCGACAAGGCGCGGCCGCAGAACAAGAAGGGCGAGGCGAACATCGCCCTCGCCGCCGGCCACACCGGCGAGCCCGTCCTGCCCGGCACCTTCGTCGACTACGACCTCGAACCCCGCGAGTACGAGCTGAGCGTGGCCCAGACGATTCTCCGGGTGCACACCAGGGTCGCCGACCTCTACAACGACCCGATGGACCAGGTCGAGCAGCAGCTGCGGCTGACCATCGAGGCGCTGCGCGAGCGCCAGGAGTCCGAGCTCGTCAACAACCCCGAGTTCGGCCTGCTGCACAACGCCGACCACAGCCAGCGCATCTCCACCCACTCCGGCCCGCCCACGCCCGACGACATGGACGAGCTGCTGAGCATGCGGCGGGGCACCCGGGCCTTCTTCGCCCACCCCCGGGCCGTCTCCGCCCTCGCCCGTGAGTGCAACAAGCGCGGCCTGAACTTCGACAGCGCCGACGTGAACGGTCACTCCGTGCCCGCCTGGCGCGGCGTCCCGATCCTGCCCTGCGGCAAGATCCCCGTCTCGGACGCGGGCACCTCCGCCATCCTCGCCATGCGTCTGGGCGAGGACGAGCAGGGTGTGGTCGGCCTGCGGCAGACCGGGATCCCCGACGAGTACGAGCCCGGCCTGAACGTGCGGTTCATGGGCATCAGCGACCAGGCCCACATCTCCTACCTGGTCAGCACCTACTACTCGGCAGCGGTTCTGGTCCCCGACGCGCTCGGTGTCCTCGAGAACGTCGAGGTCTTCCACACCCCGTCCTGA
- a CDS encoding class F sortase has product MTLIALGVCLILLGGRTPAPAPPPGPGVGATAPVSPGPGTAAPMSRSEPVRLAIPSLGVTAPVMSLGQEADGTVEVPPIARNAPAGWYRGSPTPGEAGASVILGHSTVGRYGDGVFFSIGRLRPGATIEVTRADGTTAVFTVRAVEQYAKADFPADRVYAGSGVPRLRLVTCGGPRDGVGGYRDNVVVFADLTGWRAA; this is encoded by the coding sequence GTGACCTTGATCGCCCTCGGGGTCTGCCTGATCCTCCTCGGCGGCCGCACGCCCGCCCCCGCACCCCCGCCCGGACCGGGCGTGGGCGCCACCGCCCCGGTGTCGCCCGGCCCGGGGACCGCCGCGCCCATGTCCCGTTCGGAGCCCGTGCGGCTGGCGATCCCCTCGCTCGGCGTCACCGCCCCCGTGATGTCCCTCGGCCAGGAGGCCGACGGCACCGTGGAGGTGCCCCCGATCGCGAGGAACGCGCCGGCGGGCTGGTACCGCGGCTCCCCGACCCCCGGCGAGGCCGGTGCCTCCGTGATCCTCGGGCACTCGACCGTGGGCCGGTACGGCGACGGCGTGTTCTTCTCCATCGGCCGGCTGCGGCCGGGCGCCACGATCGAGGTGACCCGGGCGGACGGCACCACGGCGGTGTTCACCGTCCGGGCCGTGGAGCAGTACGCCAAGGCGGACTTCCCCGCGGATCGGGTGTACGCGGGGTCGGGGGTGCCGCGGTTGAGGTTGGTGACGTGCGGGGGGCCGCGGGACGGGGTGGGCGGGTACCGCGACAATGTGGTCGTGTTCGCGGATCTGACGGGTTGGCGGGCGGCTTAG